The Streptomyces sp. NBC_00435 nucleotide sequence GAGATCCTCGGCAACGTCTACGACGAGTTCAACGTCGAGAAGTACGCGGCCCTCCAGCCGGACCTCCTGGTCACCAACACCTGGGACGGCACGTACTGGTACGTGCCGGAGGCCTCCAAGGACAAGATCCTGAAGCTCGCCCCGGCCGCCGCGATCGGCGTGGGCGGCGACGTCACCATGGACAAGGCCCTCGCCCGCACCGCGGTCCTCGCCAAGTCCCTGGGCGCCGACCTGAACGCCAAGAAGGCCGTCGACACCAAGGCCCGCTTCGAGGCCGCTTCCGCGAAGCTGCGCGAGGCCACCAAGGCGAACCCGGGCATCAAGGTGCTCGTAGGTTCCGGCTCCGCCGACCTGTTCTACGTCTCCACCCCGGCCACCTCCGCCGACCTGAAGTACTTCCAGTCGCTCGGCGTCGAGTTCGTCACCCCGGAGAAGACGGACGAGGGCGGCTTCTTCGAGAGCCTCAGCTGGGAGAACGCCGGCAAGTACAAGGCCGACGTCGTCCTCCTCGACAACCGCACCGGCACCCTGCAGCCGGAGGAGCTGAAGGCCAAGCCGACTTGGGCCGAGATGCCCGCCGTCAAGGCCGGTCAGATCACCCCCCGGGTGACCGAGCCGATCTACTCGTACGAGAAGTGCGCGCAGATCGTCGAGGAGCTCACCAAGTCCATCCAGAGCGCCAAGAAGGTCAGCTGACCTCAGGCAGTCCGGCCCCGGCACCTCGTACAGGTGCCGGGGCCTCCTGTCGTCGCGCGTCGCCCGCCGCACGCCGCCCGGCACCGAACCGATCCCAGGGGGACCCTCCGCATGACCGCCAACGCATCCGACGCCGCCCCGGCCGTCGCGCACTTCCGGTTCTTCGGGCTCGAAGTGGTCCGCACGCGCCGTCTCGGGCACTCGTTCCTGCGGATCACCTTCGGCGGCGAGTCCCTCCGGGACTTCCGCTCGGGCGGCTACGACCAGAGCCTCTCCCTCTTCCTGCCGCCGGCCGGCCGGGAGCACACGGTGCTGCCGTCCACGGACGAGGACACCTGGTTCGCGGACTGGCGCGCGATGCCGGACGAGGAGCGCCCGGTGATGCGCTCCTACACCGTGCGCGGGCAGCGCCGGACCCCCGAGGGGGCGGACGAGGTCGACATCGACTTCGTCCTGCACGGGGACTCCTCACCGGCCTCCTGCTGGGCGGGCCGCGCGGTCACCGGCCGCCGGATCATGGCCATCGGCCCGGCCGTCGCGGAGAACAAGTCCGTACGTTTCCAGCCGCCGGCCGCCACCGGCGCCGTCCTGATGTACGCGGACGAGACGGCGCTGCCCGCGGCCGCCGCGATCCTGGAGCGGCTCCCGGCCGGCACCCCGGTCAGGGCCTGGTTCGAGGTCCCGCACGAGGACGACCGGCTGGTCCCCGAGACGCTCGCGGACGCGGACATCACGTGGGTCGTACGGCGGCCGGGCGCCGGGCGGGAACGCACCGAGCGGCTGCTGGAGGCGCTCCGGGCGGCCGAGCTGCCCGCCGCCGAAGCCCCGTACGCCTGGATCGCGGGCGAGTCCGCGACGATCCGGGCGGTACGCAGGCACTTCGTGGGGGACCGGGGCGTCGACCGGCGCGCGGTGCGCTTCACCGGCTACTGGCGGCTCGGCGCGAGCGAGGAGGAGCTCCTCGCGGAGGCGTACGCGGGCCGGGCACCCAGCGAGGATCCGACGGCCGAGCTCTAGGGCCTGTCGGCCCTCCTCGTCGAGGTCCGGCCGTCCGGCGTCGGCCCGCTACGACCAGGGCACGTCCGGGGCCCGGAAGTAGGCGATGTCCTGCGCGTCCAGCCGGGGCCCCTGGGCCGCCAGGCGCCTGCGGTAGGCGTCCCAGTCCAGCGCGGCGGCCGGTGACCAGCCCAGCTCGGCCAGTCCCAGCACCCGCGGGTAGGCCATCAGCTCCCAGTCCCCGCGCGCCGCGATCGTCTCCGTCCACAGCGGGGCCTCCACCCCGAGGACGGCGGATTCCGGGACACCGGTCAGATAGCTCCCCGGGTCCCAGGAGTACGCCCGCTTCACCGGCACGTATCCGGCCCAGGCCAGTCCGGGCTTCGTCGCCTTCTCGTACTTCATGTCCAGGTACAGCCGGTCCGCCGGGGACAGGATCACCGGGTTCCCCGCCTTCGCCGCCGCGGCCACCGCCGCCTTCTCCGGCGCCGGGGTGCGGTCGTGGCCCCAGTACTGGAGCACCGCGCCCGGGGCCGGGCGGGCCGTCGCGAGCTGGTGCCAGGCCACCACGGTCTTGCCGTGCTCGGCCACCACCGCCTGCGCCCGGTCCATGAAGGCCGCGTAGTCCGCCGCCGGCGTGGAGTGCGCCTCGTCGCCGCCGATGTGCAGGTACCTGCCCGGGGTCAGCTCCGCGAGCTCCCCCAGCACCTGGTCGATGAACTCGTACGTCCGCTCCTTGCCCACGCACAGCGAGCTGAAGCCGACCTTGATCCCGGTGTACGGCTCGCGCGCCCTCCCGTCGCAGTTCAGCTCCGCGTAGGCGACCTGGGCCGCGTTCACGTGCCCCGGCATGTCGATCTCCGGGACCACGTCCACGTACCGCTCCCCCGCATAGGCCACCAGGTCCCGGTACTGCTCCTTCGTCCAGTACCCGCCGGGCCCGCCGCCGACCTCGCCCGCGCCCCCTTCCCGGGCCAGCTTCGGCCAGGAGTCGATCGCGATGCGCCATCCCTGGTCGTCGGTCAGGTGCAGGTGCAGGGTGTTGACCTTGTACTGCGCGAGCTGGTCGACGTACCTCTTGACCTGCTCCACCGGGAAGAAGTGGCGGGCCACGTCCACCATCGCCCCCCGGTACGCGAAGCGCGGCGCGTCGGTGACGGTCCCGCCCGCCACCGTTCCCGGACCGGACACGGGCAGCAGCTGGCGCAGGGTCTGGCCGGCGTGGAAGAGGCCGGCCGGCGTGCGGGCGGTCAGGGTGACCCCGCCGGGCCCGGCCTCCAGCCGGTACCCCTCCTCCCCCGCCCCTTCGTCCTGGTCGAGCCGCAGCCGGATGCCGTCGCCGTCCACCCCGCTGACCACCGGCAGCGGCAGCCCGCTGGCGGCGCGCAGCTGCTCGGCGAGGAGTTCGCCGACCCTGCGGACCTCCTCGTTCTCCGTCGGGCCGGTACGCACGACCGTGCCCGGGCCGAAGGCGTACCCGGGTCCTTCGGCGTGCGCGGAGACGGGCGCCGGCAGGAGCCGTTCGTAGGGGGCGAGCGCGGCGGGCGGTTCGTCGCCGGGCCGGGCGTCGTCCCCGTGGGCGACGCTGCAGGAGACGGCCGCGGGGACGGCGGCGAGGACGAGGAGGGCGGCGAGCGTGCGTCGCGGGACTCTCATGCGCACAGGTATAGGCCAACTGGGCCCGGAAGGGGGCCGTACGGGCGGTGCGAGAATCCCAGGATGGCGGAAATCATCCAGAAGGACGGTACATGGACCTTCGACGGGGACGCGGTGCGCATCGTGCCGGGCCGCGACAAGGGAGTGGCACTGCTGCGCCAGACGCTGGGCGAGGTGGTCGTGCCGCTGCGCGCGCTGGCCGGGATCTCCTACGAACCGGGGCGCAAGGCGGGCCGGCTGCGCCTGCGGCTGCGTGACGGCGCCGATCCGCTGCTGCAGGTGACGGGCGGGCGGCTGCCGGAGGCCTCCGATCCCTACCGGCTGACCGTGGAGCCGGACCGCGGCGGGGTCGCGGAGTACTTCGTGGACGAAGTGCGCAACGCCCTGCTGCTGGACCAGGTGGATCCCGGGCCCGCCGGCTCCTACCTCCTGCCGGGCCCCGCCGTGCCGATCACGGTCGGCGCGGGCGACGGGACGGTGGCCTTCGACGGGGACCGGGTGACCCTGGAGTGGAGCTGGACGACCGAGGAGGCCAAGCGGTCCGCCGGGGCCCGGGAGTTCCGGGTCGCGGACCTGCGGTCGGTGGAGTGGGCCCCGTCGCGAGGGCTGGAGAACGGGTGGATCCGCTTCTCCCTGGCCAGCACCTCGGCGCAGCCCGCCGCGCCGAAGTACGACCCGCACACGGTGGAACTGTTCGGATTCAAGAAGGACCCGCTGATGGCGTTGGTCGCGGCGGCCGTCGCTGTGCGCATGCCCCACCCGGCGGCGCCCGTCCCCGAACCCGGGGACGGCCCCGAGCTCGAGAAGGGGCCCACGGCCCTGGCGCCCGCCCCGGTCTCCCCCGCCCCGGCGGAGGATCACGACGCCCTGCTGCGGCGGCTGCGCGAGCTCGGAGAGCTGCACCAGGCGGGGATCCTCACGGCCGAGGAGTTCACGACGGCGAAAGCGGTAATTTTGGGGCGTTTCTGAGCATTGAAGACCGGAATTACCCCCTCCTCTGGTCCAGACCAGCGCGATCCTGCCCGATTTCGGGCAGGATTTTTGCGTTCTTCCGTCCGGACCGCCAATATCAACAGGTGCCCGACCGTCGCCCGTCGCACGACGACCTCGTCGACCACTTGGTGCGCAGCACCTCGCTCCAGCGGGGTGAAGCCGCCCGAGTGGTGCTCGACGTGCTCGCGTACTTCGACGAGAGCACCGAGGAGTTCGTCCGCCGCCGCCACCGTGAGCTCCAGTCCGGCGGCGCGGTCAACGCGGACATCTTCGAGCGGATCGCGGCCGAGCTGCCGCACCGCGCCGTGGCACCGCCGGAGCTGTCACTCCGGCAGCTGCGACGCATCGTCTACGGCTGAGTACCGCCCCGGACAGGGGGCGGCAGCGGCAGGAAAGCATTCGAACTTCAGGAGGGGAAAGACCTTTTATGTGCGGAATCGTGGGTTACATCGGCAAGCGTGACGTGGCACCGCTGCTGCTGGAGGGGCTGCAGCGACTGGAATACCGCGGCTACGACTCCGCCGGCATCGTCGTCAACACCCCGAAGGCCGCGACCCTGAAGGTCGTCAAGGCCAAGGGCCGTGTCCGCGAGCTGGAGTCCCGGGTCCCCAAGCGCTTCGCCGGCACCACCGGCATCGCCCACACCCGCTGGGCCACCCACGGCGCCCCGAGCGACATCAACTCCCACCCGCACCTGGACGCCGGCAACAAGGTCGCCGTCGTCCACAACGGCATCGTCGACAACGCCTCCGAGCTGCGCGCCAAGCTGGAGGCCGACGGCGTCGTCTTCCTCTCGGAGACCGACACCGAGGTGATCGTCCACCTCATCGCCCGCGCCCAGGCCGACACCCTGGAGGAGAAGGTCCGCGAGGCGCTCAAGGTCATCGAGGGCACCTACGGCATCGCCGTCATGCACGCCGACTTCGCCGACCGCATCGTCGTCGCCCGCAACGGCTCGCCGGTCGTCCTCGGCATCGGCGAGAAGGAGATGTTCGTCGCCTCGGACGTCGCCGCGCTCGTCGCCCACACCCGCCAGATCGTCACCCTGGACGACGGCGAGATGGCGACCCTGAAGGCCGACGACTTCCGGACCTACACCACCTCCGGTACGACGACCACCGCCACGCCCGAGACCGTGGAGTGGGAGGCCGCCTCGTACGACATGGGCGGCCACGACACGTACATGCACAAGGAGATCTCCGAGCAGGCCGACGCGGTGGACCGCGTCCTGCGCGGCCGGATCGACGACCGCTTCAACACCGTGCACCTGGGCGGCCTGAACCTGGACCCGCGCGAGGCGCGCGGCATCCGCCGGGTCAAGATCCTTGGCTGCGGCACCTCGTACCACGCCGGCATGATCGGCGCGGGCCTCATCGAGAGCCTGGCCCGGATCCCCGCCGACGCCGAGCCGGCCTCGGAGTTCCGCTACCGCAACCCGGTCGTGGACCCCGACACCCTCTACATCGCGGTCTCCCAGTCCGGCGAGACGTACGACGTGCTGGCCGCCGTCCAGGAGCTCAAGCGCAAGGGCGCCCGCGTCCTCGGCGTCGTCAACGTCGTGGGCTCCGCGATCGCCCGCGCGGCCGACGGCGGCGTGTACGTGCACGCCGGCCCCGAGGTCTGCGTCGTCTCCACCAAGTGCTTCACCAACACGGTGGTGGCCTTCGCGCTGCTCGCCGTGCACCTGGGCCGCATCCGCGACCTGTCCGTCACGGACGGCAAGCGGATCATCGAGGGCCTGCGCAAGCTGCCCGCGCAGATCCAGGAGATCCTCGACGGCGAGGAGGACATCAAGAAGCTGGCCGCGGAGTACGCCGAGGCCAAGTCGATGATGTTCATCGGCCGCGTCCGGGGCTACCCGGTGGCCCTGGAGGCCTCCCTGAAGCTCAAGGAGATCTCCTACATCCACGCCGAGGCCTACCCGGCCTCCGAGCTCAAGCACGGTCCGCTCGCCCTGATCGAGCCGTCGCTGCCGACGGTCGCCATCGTCCCGGACGACGACCTGCTGGAGAAGAACCGCGCCGCGCTGGAGGAGATCAAGGCCCGCAGCGGCCGGATCCTGGCGGTCGCCCACCGTGAGCAGGAGAAGGCCGACCACACCATCCTCGTACCCAAGAACGAGGACGAGCTGGACCCGATCCTGATGGGCATCCCGCTGCAGCTGCTGGCGTACCACACGGCCCTGGCCCTGGGCCGGGACATCGACAAGCCGCGCAACCTCGCGAAGTCCGTCACCGTCGAATAGGCACGAAGAAGGCCCCCGGGATCCCCCGGGGGCCTTCTCCTACGTTCGGGCCGTGCCCTCAGCCCGCGGCGACCGCGCCGCGCGAACGCTTTCCGAACGCCAGCGGCCAGCTCGCCAGCGCCGCGGTGGCCCCGTACCAGGCCAGCAGCCCGGAGAGCGCCGCCACCCAGCCGGCCGCCTTGGCCAGCCCGCCGCTCCCGGCGAGGGTGCCTATCGCCAGGAGGAGGAGGGAGAGGGTGAACAGGCCGTACACGCCCTGACCGAACAGCCCGCGCGAGGCCGCGGCGGTGAGGGTCAGTGCCAGCATGGCGAACAGGACGAGGAACAGTCCGGCCGCGTGTGCCGAAACCTTTCCGTCGGCGCCGTTGGCCCAGGTGAACCAGAAGGCTCCGATTCCCGCGAAGGCCGTCCCGTTGAAGCCGTTGCCGCCGCGGAACTCCATGATTCCGAGGACGAACAGGGCGAGACCGCCGAGGAAGGTCGCGAGCGACACGGAGTTGGCCACGGTGACACCGTCGACGATCCCGGTGTGGCCGATACCGAACGCGAGAAGGGTGAGACCCAGGGCGATGTGCCCGAGGGTCGAAGTCGAGGCCGTGCTTCCCGCAGAGACACCATTGTCCACGGCGGGCTCCCTTCGATCTGCAGTTGTTTGCTGCGTACCAGCAGCCTTTATCTACCCCTTACATGGGGGTGCACAACCGCACAATCGACATACGGTCGGTTACGGGATGACAACAACCGGTCGCTGCGCCCGCTTCGCCAGCCGGCCCGCCACCGATCCGAAGATCCGGCCGACGATGCCGTGCGTGGAGCCGACGACGATGGCGTCCGCCGAGTACTCCCGGCCGACCTCCTCCAGCTCGTGGCAGATGTCCCCGCCGCGCTCCACGAGGATCCACGGGACCTCGGCCAGGTAGTCCGCGCAGGCCAGCTCCAGCCCCAGCACCTCGGTGCGGTGGTCCGGCACGTCGACGAAGACCGGCGGCTCGCAGCCGGCCCACACCGTGGTGGGCAGCCGGTTGGCCACATGGACGATGATCAGCCCGGATCCCGAGCGCCGGGCCATCCCGATCGCGTACGCGAGGGCGCGCTCACTGGACGTGGATCCGTCGAAGCCCACCACGACCCCGTGCCGGAAGGCCGGGTCGCAGGGATGACGTGGTTGTTCCACCGCGCGCAGGTCGGCCGACTCGGGGTCGGCGAGGCGTTTGCGCTTGCGGTCCGCGGGTTCGGAGAATTCGTGACCGGCCATGGGTGTCTCGGCGAAGAGGTCCTCAGGGGAAGGGACAAACGGGCGGGGCGCCAGTAGGCGGAAGCGACGATTCGGGCGGGACGATTCCAGAAAACGACAACTCAGTGTGACTGAGCTCTGTCCGGGAAGCATCTTCCCAAGCCCATACCCACCAGGGTACGGCGACACTCCTGTGCTGCACAGGGCTTGCCGCCCCTGGAGAGCGTCCAAGGGAGCATGCCGCAGCGGCGCCTCCTTGGCAATGTCCGCTGCCCCCTACAGCCAGTGACGAGGGGCACCCCACCGGGTACGTGCCACCCGTGCGCGCAGTGACCGAGCCGCGCCGCCCGCCGTTGGACACGAGTCCGACCGTCCAGGAAGAGCCCGCAGGGAGCACGCCGTGCCCGGTCATCCGGTTCACCCCGTCCAGCCCGCTCAGTCGCCCGCTCAGCCGACGCAGTCCGTCCACATGCCACCCCCTCCTCTTCACCCGTCCGTGCAGTCCGCGAGGCACCCCCATGACGACCCCGCTGGTGACGTGGTGCGCTGGGCGGCCTTCAGCTGCCTGCTCGTCCCCGTCGTCCTCGTCGTCTACGGGACCTCCTTCGGCGGGGCCGCGGTGGCCACGCTCGGCCTGGCCGCCGTCACGGCCGCCTGCCGGGTGCTCCTGCGCCACTCGGAGAAGGAGGAGCGGAACGCGGCCCGGGTCCTCGCACGGGACCGATTGACGCCCGCCCATCGGGGCCGACACTCGCGCGCCGGGGCAGGAACCCAGCGCGGATGTCACGTTTCCTGTGGGATGTCCCCTCCCGACTGACCGATTCGCACATCCACACCCGCACGTTTTCAGCCAACTTCCCGGCAGGTCACCCTCCTTGCCGGAATGTCCCCCCACCCCCCTCACCATCAGCGACTACAGCGCCGGAGGGGGACTTTGACCCTACGAGTACTGGCCATGGCCGGACAGTGCGCTTTCCACCCGGGTAGCGGAGTGGAACGCTTCCTGATCGAATGCTTTTCGCCAAGTTGCCAAGTCGACATAGCGCTGCGTGCTGAACTTGTCACGCCGACACCACGGGACGCAGTAGATTCGATCATGTATTTACGGCGGGGGAGCCACGTGCAAGGCCGAGGGGATACGTGCAGGTGCGACCAGACCAAGGAGTCGCGACACCCAAGGGGGGCTTAGCGCCATGAGCCAGGATTCCACCGCCGTCGTCGTTGACGGCAGGAAGCTCGCGGGGCGTCGCCGCAGGGAGATCGTCGCGGTGCTGCTGTTCAGCGGCGGGCCGATCTTCGAGAGCTCCATTCCACTTTCCGTGTTCGGCATTGACCGGCAGGACGCGGGAGTTCCACGCTATCGACTGCTCGTCTGCGCCGGTGAAGACGGTCCTCTGAGGACCACCGGCGGACTCGAGCTGACCGCGCCATACGGGTTGGAGGCGATCGCCCGGGCAGGCACGGTCGTCGTTCCCGCGTGGCGTTCCATCACTTCACCGCCGCCGCCGGAGGCACTCGACGCGCTGCGTCTGGCGCACGAGGAGGGGGCCCGGATCGTCGGACTGTGCACGGGGGCATTCGTGCTCGCCGCCGCCGGTCTGCTGGACGGCCGGCCCGCGACGACGCACTGGATGTACGCGCCGACGCTGGCCAAGCGCTACCCGTCCGTCCACGTCGATCCGCGCGAGCTGTTCGTCGACGACGGCGATGTGCTGACGTCCGCGGGCACCGCGGCCGGAATCGACCTGTGCCTGCACATCGTGCGCACGGACCACGGCAGCGAGGCGGCCGGGGCACTGGCCCGGCGTCTCGTCGTCCCGCCGCGCCGCACGGGTGGCCAGGAGCGCTACCTCGACCGGTCGCTGCCGGAGGAGATCGGCGCCGACCCGCTGGCCGAGGTCGTCGCCTGGGCACTGGAACACCTCCACGAGCAGTTCGACGTGGAGACGCTGGCGGCGCGCGCCTACATGAGCAGGCGCACCTTCGACCGGCGGTTCCGCTCGCTCACCGGCAGTGCGCCGCTGCAGTGGCTGATCACCCAGCGGGTGCTCCAGGCACAGCGGCTGCTGGAGACCTCCGACTACTCGGTCGACGAGGTCGCCGGACGCTGCGGGTTCCGTTCGCCGGTCGCGCTGCGCGGGCACTTCCGCCGCCAGCTGGGGTCCTCCCCGGCCGCCTACCGCTCCGCCTACCGGGCTCGCCGCCCGCAGGCGGACGTGGCCCAGGTGGCGCAGCTGTCGGAGTCGCCGGTACCGCACCAGCGCTCTCCGCAGCCGCAGCGGACCGCGGCCGCCCT carries:
- a CDS encoding DUF4429 domain-containing protein — its product is MAEIIQKDGTWTFDGDAVRIVPGRDKGVALLRQTLGEVVVPLRALAGISYEPGRKAGRLRLRLRDGADPLLQVTGGRLPEASDPYRLTVEPDRGGVAEYFVDEVRNALLLDQVDPGPAGSYLLPGPAVPITVGAGDGTVAFDGDRVTLEWSWTTEEAKRSAGAREFRVADLRSVEWAPSRGLENGWIRFSLASTSAQPAAPKYDPHTVELFGFKKDPLMALVAAAVAVRMPHPAAPVPEPGDGPELEKGPTALAPAPVSPAPAEDHDALLRRLRELGELHQAGILTAEEFTTAKAVILGRF
- the glmS gene encoding glutamine--fructose-6-phosphate transaminase (isomerizing), translating into MCGIVGYIGKRDVAPLLLEGLQRLEYRGYDSAGIVVNTPKAATLKVVKAKGRVRELESRVPKRFAGTTGIAHTRWATHGAPSDINSHPHLDAGNKVAVVHNGIVDNASELRAKLEADGVVFLSETDTEVIVHLIARAQADTLEEKVREALKVIEGTYGIAVMHADFADRIVVARNGSPVVLGIGEKEMFVASDVAALVAHTRQIVTLDDGEMATLKADDFRTYTTSGTTTTATPETVEWEAASYDMGGHDTYMHKEISEQADAVDRVLRGRIDDRFNTVHLGGLNLDPREARGIRRVKILGCGTSYHAGMIGAGLIESLARIPADAEPASEFRYRNPVVDPDTLYIAVSQSGETYDVLAAVQELKRKGARVLGVVNVVGSAIARAADGGVYVHAGPEVCVVSTKCFTNTVVAFALLAVHLGRIRDLSVTDGKRIIEGLRKLPAQIQEILDGEEDIKKLAAEYAEAKSMMFIGRVRGYPVALEASLKLKEISYIHAEAYPASELKHGPLALIEPSLPTVAIVPDDDLLEKNRAALEEIKARSGRILAVAHREQEKADHTILVPKNEDELDPILMGIPLQLLAYHTALALGRDIDKPRNLAKSVTVE
- a CDS encoding universal stress protein, coding for MAGHEFSEPADRKRKRLADPESADLRAVEQPRHPCDPAFRHGVVVGFDGSTSSERALAYAIGMARRSGSGLIIVHVANRLPTTVWAGCEPPVFVDVPDHRTEVLGLELACADYLAEVPWILVERGGDICHELEEVGREYSADAIVVGSTHGIVGRIFGSVAGRLAKRAQRPVVVIP
- a CDS encoding beta-N-acetylhexosaminidase, whose product is MRVPRRTLAALLVLAAVPAAVSCSVAHGDDARPGDEPPAALAPYERLLPAPVSAHAEGPGYAFGPGTVVRTGPTENEEVRRVGELLAEQLRAASGLPLPVVSGVDGDGIRLRLDQDEGAGEEGYRLEAGPGGVTLTARTPAGLFHAGQTLRQLLPVSGPGTVAGGTVTDAPRFAYRGAMVDVARHFFPVEQVKRYVDQLAQYKVNTLHLHLTDDQGWRIAIDSWPKLAREGGAGEVGGGPGGYWTKEQYRDLVAYAGERYVDVVPEIDMPGHVNAAQVAYAELNCDGRAREPYTGIKVGFSSLCVGKERTYEFIDQVLGELAELTPGRYLHIGGDEAHSTPAADYAAFMDRAQAVVAEHGKTVVAWHQLATARPAPGAVLQYWGHDRTPAPEKAAVAAAAKAGNPVILSPADRLYLDMKYEKATKPGLAWAGYVPVKRAYSWDPGSYLTGVPESAVLGVEAPLWTETIAARGDWELMAYPRVLGLAELGWSPAAALDWDAYRRRLAAQGPRLDAQDIAYFRAPDVPWS
- a CDS encoding helix-turn-helix domain-containing protein → MSQDSTAVVVDGRKLAGRRRREIVAVLLFSGGPIFESSIPLSVFGIDRQDAGVPRYRLLVCAGEDGPLRTTGGLELTAPYGLEAIARAGTVVVPAWRSITSPPPPEALDALRLAHEEGARIVGLCTGAFVLAAAGLLDGRPATTHWMYAPTLAKRYPSVHVDPRELFVDDGDVLTSAGTAAGIDLCLHIVRTDHGSEAAGALARRLVVPPRRTGGQERYLDRSLPEEIGADPLAEVVAWALEHLHEQFDVETLAARAYMSRRTFDRRFRSLTGSAPLQWLITQRVLQAQRLLETSDYSVDEVAGRCGFRSPVALRGHFRRQLGSSPAAYRSAYRARRPQADVAQVAQLSESPVPHQRSPQPQRTAAALAAAGPTVTELYAPGRVLREHA
- a CDS encoding ABC transporter substrate-binding protein; its protein translation is MPKSRSSLLTRRGLVAAGGALGLVAALTACGGSDSAKDGSDGKGTGAAASGPWSFKDDLGKEPLTAKSTPKNIVAFTGTAAALYDYGVTVKGVFGPTRTADGKPDVQAGSMDISKVEILGNVYDEFNVEKYAALQPDLLVTNTWDGTYWYVPEASKDKILKLAPAAAIGVGGDVTMDKALARTAVLAKSLGADLNAKKAVDTKARFEAASAKLREATKANPGIKVLVGSGSADLFYVSTPATSADLKYFQSLGVEFVTPEKTDEGGFFESLSWENAGKYKADVVLLDNRTGTLQPEELKAKPTWAEMPAVKAGQITPRVTEPIYSYEKCAQIVEELTKSIQSAKKVS
- a CDS encoding acetate uptake transporter, coding for MDNGVSAGSTASTSTLGHIALGLTLLAFGIGHTGIVDGVTVANSVSLATFLGGLALFVLGIMEFRGGNGFNGTAFAGIGAFWFTWANGADGKVSAHAAGLFLVLFAMLALTLTAAASRGLFGQGVYGLFTLSLLLLAIGTLAGSGGLAKAAGWVAALSGLLAWYGATAALASWPLAFGKRSRGAVAAG
- a CDS encoding siderophore-interacting protein, whose amino-acid sequence is MTANASDAAPAVAHFRFFGLEVVRTRRLGHSFLRITFGGESLRDFRSGGYDQSLSLFLPPAGREHTVLPSTDEDTWFADWRAMPDEERPVMRSYTVRGQRRTPEGADEVDIDFVLHGDSSPASCWAGRAVTGRRIMAIGPAVAENKSVRFQPPAATGAVLMYADETALPAAAAILERLPAGTPVRAWFEVPHEDDRLVPETLADADITWVVRRPGAGRERTERLLEALRAAELPAAEAPYAWIAGESATIRAVRRHFVGDRGVDRRAVRFTGYWRLGASEEELLAEAYAGRAPSEDPTAEL